A DNA window from candidate division KSB1 bacterium contains the following coding sequences:
- a CDS encoding DUF4416 family protein: MKPTEPEPVKLFVGILYTDESLLEKAITLVVKKFGETDFESPVFEFTSSDYYKAEMGWPIFREFVSFHNLINPIELAKIKIETNKIEDELTEKNMRKVNLDPGYMDTNKVVLASAKFNAQKIYLDHGIYADPTLWYEKGKFEPYPFAFPDFKTRVYEKTFIDIRALYKAQARKLN; encoded by the coding sequence GTGAAGCCAACCGAACCGGAACCTGTTAAGCTGTTTGTCGGTATTTTGTACACTGATGAGTCGCTTTTAGAAAAAGCCATAACTTTAGTTGTCAAAAAATTTGGAGAAACCGATTTTGAAAGTCCCGTGTTTGAATTTACGAGTTCGGATTATTATAAAGCAGAAATGGGGTGGCCGATATTTAGGGAGTTTGTGTCATTTCACAATCTAATCAATCCAATAGAGCTGGCGAAAATCAAAATCGAAACCAACAAAATTGAAGATGAATTAACAGAAAAAAACATGCGCAAAGTCAACCTTGACCCCGGGTATATGGACACTAACAAAGTGGTTCTGGCATCCGCAAAATTTAACGCCCAAAAAATCTACCTCGACCACGGAATCTACGCCGACCCGACTCTCTGGTATGAAAAAGGTAAATTCGAACCATACCCGTTTGCTTTCCCGGATTTTAAAACCAGAGTTTATGAAAAGACATTTATAGATATCAGAGCTTTGTACAAAGCGCAGGCCCGAAAATTGAATTAA